A stretch of the Aegilops tauschii subsp. strangulata cultivar AL8/78 chromosome 4, Aet v6.0, whole genome shotgun sequence genome encodes the following:
- the LOC109765393 gene encoding early nodulin-like protein 8: MGTPTTTTLAALPALLLCVSMSSLSGCLAAATYKVGGLDAWGLPPSTKPDVYVRWSKSVPVKLGDALFFLYPPSQDSAVQVTAKAFAACDVSDPLLKLEDGNSVFNLTKPGRAYFTSAAPGRCRKGQKLSVDVPGADGKLLKPSADDEAALKALSALPPAAAPSPSEALPSLSPGPDDDDSSAASMAVHRAAGSALSLLAALILLWM, translated from the coding sequence ATGGGCACGCCGACGACGACGACTCTAGCGGCTCTGCCGGCGCTGTTGCTGTGCGTCTCCATGTCATCCTTGTCCGGCTGCTTGGCGGCGGCGACTTACAAGGTGGGCGGGCTGGACGCGTGGGGTTTGCCGCCGTCCACCAAGCCGGACGTGTACGTGCGGTGGTCCAAGTCCGTCCCCGTCAAGCTCGGCgacgccctcttcttcctctacCCGCCCAGCCAGGACAGCGCCGTCCAGGTCACCGCCAAGGCCTTCGCCGCCTGCGACGTCTCCGACCCGCTGCTCAAGCTGGAGGACGGCAACTCCGTCTTCAACCTCACCAAGCCCGGGCGGGCCTACTTCACCAGCGCCGCCCCGGGCCGCTGCCGCAAGGGCCAGAAGCTGTCGGTGGACGTGCCTGGCGCCGATGGGAAGCTGCTCAAGCCGTCGGCGGACGACGAGGCCGCGCTCAAGGCGCTCTCTGCGCTGCCGCCTGCCGCTGCCCCGTCCCCGTCCGAGGCGCTCCCCTCGCTCTCGCCCGGCCCCGACGACGACGACTCCTCGGCTGCCTCCATGGCCGTGCACCGGGCCGCCGGATCCGCTCTGTCTCTCCTCGCCGCTCTCATCCTCCTGTGGATGTGA